The following nucleotide sequence is from Solidesulfovibrio carbinolicus.
ACGATCAGCTACTCCGATGACGCTGAGGCGGCCTGGCTACGCAAGGGTAATCGCGCGTATTACGGGTACAAAATCCACGCCGCCACGGATACTCGGGACGGTTTTGTCCTCGGCGGCCATGCCACGCCGGCAAACCGGTCCGACACAGAAGAATTTGTCGCCGTCCTGGATGAGGTCGACGCGAAAGCCGGCGAGAGTATTTTCGCGGACAAGGGATACAGCAGCCAACTCAATCGCTATGTGCTTCAGGTTCGAGGCCTTGCCGACGGCATCATGCACAAGGCCGCTCGCAACCGGGAGCTGACTCCCTCGAAAAAAAACGCCAACCGTCAAATCAGCAGCGTCCGCGCGAAAGTTGAGCGAGCTTTCGGCACCCTCAAGCGCGGCTATGGATTTCACCGCACGAGGTACCTCGGACGAGCCAAGGTCGAGCTGGAGTTTCTCCTCAACGCCATGGCTTTCAACCTGAAAAAAGCCGTACTAAAGGCAGCCTGTTGAGTATAAGTGCCTCCTTTGGCGGCGAAAGCTGCCGAAGAAGGTGGAA
It contains:
- a CDS encoding IS5 family transposase — protein: MLQQDGPDEPDDGLLVREGAIVDASVVSSARRPFKVLDVLPQDRQEDNEGGTDVTISYSDDAEAAWLRKGNRAYYGYKIHAATDTRDGFVLGGHATPANRSDTEEFVAVLDEVDAKAGESIFADKGYSSQLNRYVLQVRGLADGIMHKAARNRELTPSKKNANRQISSVRAKVERAFGTLKRGYGFHRTRYLGRAKVELEFLLNAMAFNLKKAVLKAAC